Proteins encoded within one genomic window of Anopheles gambiae chromosome 3, idAnoGambNW_F1_1, whole genome shotgun sequence:
- the LOC133392720 gene encoding uncharacterized protein LOC133392720 produces MSSFDSILDLKNEPALEEDVDFTLQKERIEEAFEELLSDLEAFVRVEAYLKKSPKDGETAWRNLVGYAQGYENYTIFQHMLRDLDTKSKGAGCCADDPITQLAGEVIRHVRIIGESSLLRPPSPRVTIKNRAEYETFRWSRMIALQESKLESLQRKIDECERKANEAVAQRRRLHQRSAAEMEDQLTASQSVLVDMKLDGDGIIQRLQNQLASKPHFETAPDYLSLLDKHEQKKKRIAKMDAQLQLWVKKYDKFIGEPMPSLRALEEKVAGLDEWRDTVFRPQEERLRQLRDQIGVFESIATEEKVQQMRKLHAVRVLQRAWKRTLDIKRAKKGKKKGKGKK; encoded by the coding sequence ATGTCCAGCTTTGACTCTATCCTTGATTTGAAGAACGAACCGGCATTAGAAGAGGATGTAGATTTTACACTCCAGAAAGAGCGCATCGAGGAAGCTTTCGAAGAGCTGTTGAGCGATTTGGAAGCGTTTGTAAGGGTAGAAGCATATCTTAAAAAGAGTCCAAAGGATGGAGAAACCGCTTGGAGGAATTTGGTTGGATATGCTCAAGGTTATGAAAATTACACGATATTTCAACACATGCTGAGAGATTTGGACACAAAGTCCAAAGGAGCGGGATGCTGTGCCGATGATCCAATCACTCAGCTTGCAGGAGAAGTGATACGACATGTCCGGATCATTGGCGAGAGCTCACTGTTGCGTCCACCAAGCCCCAGAGTGACAATCAAGAACCGGGCCGAGTATGAAACGTTCCGCTGGAGCCGTATGATAGCCCTGCAAGAGAGTAAGCTCGAGTCACTCCAGCGCAAGATTGACGAATGCGAACGGAAAGCCAACGAAGCAGTGGCCCAACGTCGGCGCCTTCACCAGCGCAGTGCAGCGGAAATGGAGGACCAACTCACTGCCTCACAAAGCGTCCTTGTGGACATGAAGCTGGACGGCGACGGGATCATTCAACGGCTACAGAATCAGCTAGCCAGTAAGCCACACTTTGAGACCGCGCCGGACTATCTCTCCCTGCTCGATAAGCacgagcagaagaagaagcgcaTCGCCAAGATGGACGcgcagctgcagctgtggGTTAAAAAGTACGACAAGTTCATTGGCGAACCGATGCCGTCGCTGCGGGCGCTGGAGGAAAAGGTGGCCGGGCTGGACGAGTGGCGCGATACCGTGTTCCGGCCGCAGGAGGAACGGTTGCGCCAGCTGCGGGACCAGATTGGAGTGTTCGAGAGTATCGCAACGGAGGAGAAGGTGCAGCAAATG
- the LOC133392718 gene encoding dynein regulatory complex subunit 2, translated as MGKKKGGNKNKLAKMSDEERARYLQHRADMEEEARRRKQQLIATFMKNKLKREDAFARLNLAKINQEWRTILRNIKCKELKEEVEAVEKTCTECIENKNAVIKRLLCDLDESEDLYSTMLHAHMERVEKIIRIHNDRVNFLTELYELDKKEIIDNYQREMELYKQKKFELQKDLECVFYGLAEKARTDRLRNEEEHMLKKDELKNSMILKLEMITKEREREMERLWKEFQRVLNVYLRNTEEYRNEYNTLRDQDSSDTKNIQDHYAEVARLSDQIADLRLKLATLKEEHDFNMKQMQKSKAELQSRVQNLKQEMELGTRLDREQLKTLAVYSNDAIKHLQAMLKKVKSIYQIASFCKKYETESEDLLPFVRRANNETGQSEQPAAGERALVPAATLDPTMESFKREVFDTAELFESFWMRFNKARIDVACLREEKQQLIDRNEQLKAHLKDYLITVNMNSGGPVESNADLLAKRPTSMRIEKLVRVDEEVIVPEGTRKAVRFRAGGQQQRRPVTCIEGNLSNAIRNERLLEVRAKSSEIYSMVPNRA; from the exons atgggaaagaaaaagggagGGAATAAAAATAAGCTGGCCAAAATGTCCGACGAAGAGCGGGCAAGGTACTTGCAGCACCGGGCCGATATGGAGGAAGAGGCCAGACGCCGGAAGCAACAACTTATAGCGACATTCATGAAG AACAAGCTGAAAAGGGAGGATGCGTTCGCGCGACTAAATCTGGCCAAAATCAACCAAGAGTGGCGCACCATTCTACGCAACATCAAGTGCAAAGAGCTGAAGGAGGAGGTGGAAGCGGTGGAGAAGACGTGCACCGAGTGCATCGAGAACAAGAATGCTGTCATCAAGCGGCTGCTGTGCGATCTGGACGAGTCGGAAGATTTGTACTCCACCATGCTGCATGCGCACATGGAGCGGGTGGAGAAGATCATAC GCATTCACAACGATCGTGTCAACTTTCTGACGGAGCTGTACGAGCTCGATAAGAAAGAAATCATCGACAACTACCAGCGCGAGATGGAGCTGTACAAGCAGAAAAAGTTCGAGCTGCAGAAGGACCtggagtgtgtgttttacgGGCTGGCGGAGAAGGCGCGCACCGACCGACTGCGCAACGAGGAGGAGCACATGCTCAAGAAGGATGAGCTGAAAAACTCG ATGATACTGAAGCTGGAAATGATCACCAAAGAGCGGGAGCGGGAGATGGAACGTCTGTGGAAAGAGTTCCAGCGCGTACTCAACGTGTACCTGCGCAACACGGAGGAGTACCGGAACGAGTACAACACGCTGCGCGACCAAGACTCGAGCGACACCAAGAACATCCAGGACCACTACGCGGAGGTAGCACGGCTGAGCGACCAGATAGCGGATCTGCGGCTCAAGCTGGCCACGCTGAAGGAGGAGCACGACTTCAACATGAAGCAGATGCAGAAAAGCAAGGCCGAGCTGCAGTCACGCGTCCAGAACCTCAAGCAGGAGATGGAACTCGGTACCCGGCTTGACCGCGAGCAGCTGAAAACGCTCGCCGTCTACAGTAACGACGCCATCAAGCATCTCCAGGCGATGCTGAAGAAGGTGAAATCGATCTACCAGATCGCGAGCTTCTGCAAAAAGTATGAAACCGAGTCGGAAGATTTGCTGCCCTTCGTGCGACGTGCGAACAACGAAACCGGACAGTCGGAACAGCCGGCAGCCGGCGAGCGAGCGCTCGTCCCTGCCGCCACGTTGGATCCCACGATGGAATCGTTCAAGCGCGAAGTGTTCGACACGGCGGAACTGTTCGAGAGTTTCTGGATGCGGTTCAACAAAGCGCGCATCGATGTGGCCTGCCTGCGGGAGGAAAAGCAGCAGCTGATCGATCGGAACGAGCAGCTGAAGGCGCACCTCAAGGATTACCTCATCACGGTTAACATGAACAGCGGCGGGCCGGTCGAATCGAACGCCGATCTGCTCGCCAAACGTCCCACCTCGATGAGGATTGAGAAGCTGGTGCGGGTCGACGAGGAGGTGATCGTGCCGGAAGGAACTCGTAAGGCGGTTCGATTCCGCGCTGgaggacagcagcagcggcggccggTAACCTGCATCGAGGGGAACCTCAGCAACGCCATTCGGAACGAGCGGCTGCTGGAGGTGCGGGCGAAATCGTCCGAAATTTACTCCATGGTCCCAAACAGAGCCTGA
- the LOC3292662 gene encoding general odorant-binding protein 71, whose translation MDENTPQKRCVSRAVTVGICGAIVLLLLVGTSPAPVEGLRCRTGEGPSADDVKRIVRTCMNKITNAGSENRTSDEYADYDSSASDESNEQKDNGDDNGRQGGSQPKRQGGSNKVHYDRRYDGNDRGQGRMNRPEEGGRWQQMDGSRREQSRNGEPDRARTMGEWGQRDRNGEEQQMMRDYGRSHRRRKRQYYGGQTAGSSSSVSAGEHSYNGRASSQHGEAGQGGNGTWSGGNFSSSSSSSTIERDRACLMQCFFEEMKATNADGFPEKHKVLHVITKDIREHELREFYVDSIQECFHMLGLDNRLKDKCDYSMRFVTCLSDRFETNCDDWESVTSAMF comes from the coding sequence ATGGACGAGAATACACCGCAGAAAAGGTGTGTTAGTAGAGCAGTCACCGTTGGCATTTGTGGTGCGATagtgcttctgctgctggtgggcACGTCTCCTGCGCCGGTCGAAGGTTTGCGCTGTCGCACGGGTGAAGGACCGAGCGCCGACGATGTGAAGCGTATCGTGCGGACGTGCATGAACAAGATAACGAACGCAGGGTCGGAGAATCGTACCAGCGACGAGTACGCGGACTATGACTCATCGGCATCGGACGAATCGAACGAGCAGAAAGACAACGGCGACGACAACGGCAGGCAAGGCGGCTCGCAGCCCAAAAGGCAGGGAGGATCGAACAAGGTGCACTACGATCGGCGCTACGATGGAAATGATCGAGGACAGGGACGGATGAATCGACCGGAGGAGGGTGGTCGATGGCAGCAGATGGATGGCAGCAGAAGAGAGCAGAGTCGCAACGGAGAGCCGGATCGAGCGAGAACGATGGGCGAGTGGGGACAGCGCGATCGCAACGGCGAGGAGCAACAGATGATGCGCGACTACGGAAGAAGTCACCGCCGACGCAAACGGCAGTACTACGGAGGTCAAACGgcgggttcgtcgtcttccGTGTCGGCGGGTGAGCATTCCTACAACGGACGCGCTTCGTCCCAGCACGGGGAAGCGGGACAGGGTGGCAATGGAACATGGAGCGGTGGGaacttctcctcctcctcctcctcctccacgaTCGAACGCGATCGGGCCTGCTTGATGCAGTGTTTCTTCGAGGAGATGAAAGCGACGAACGCGGACGGGTTTCCCGAGAAGCACAAGGTGCTGCACGTCATCACGAAGGACATCCGGGAGCACGAGCTGCGCGAGTTTTACGTCGACTCGATCCAGGAGTGCTTCCACATGCTCGGGCTGGACAATCGGCTAAAGGACAAGTGCGACTATTCGATGCGCTTTGTCACGTGCTTGAGCGACCGGTTCGAGACGAACTGTGACGATTGGGAAAGTGTGACTTCCGCTATGTTTTAG
- the LOC4577474 gene encoding differentially expressed in FDCP 6, with protein sequence MATLLKNVTNSICHAFNALQQNRDGFVSKSKLKVLTANIATLLDLYGVERGLDHFRSTATLNFEHYRYYLAQEVFAGVSNELPLAALRNYETKIDEVCWLVCRMNFPANDQYYTEEAVYKLFRIFCLVADLSTDASEPDLYTVKIHPMEALIIIKHLLNALGLNYDGDGKYDYLRTSEESLEFGELLEMLRFKNYDKVNDYRESICEAIGDMYQTLIEDVIKKGYLSRRGYVLPTFREYFFVLQPCELSYYKHPADREVCGTIVLDSRFMVKPAGNPSSGKQEKVQRFTLVSGDRTYELGTPDHKTRLQWIAALQLAITYSTGREGFQRDTVNRRKQQREAEQRRRREEEQLRSQHLRRLEETHVQLEREKQARLAAESQARQYEAVAREDSRRVAELEDVKLCLEKMLEDEIQAKRDEEIVRALQARVLAEEWEKREELEQLQAEQKSLLEQERQKRMEFEHRQQENEQKLLEAEGMLRQLEEERKRLDRELKLARQKIQLSEDNKGIVEAKLQAMSPTYRTSAGEFMIRRTQSFVAADRPVLVAGTRSSHRFS encoded by the exons ATGGCGACCTTGCTGAAGAACGTTACCAACAGTATATGCCATGCGTTCAATGCTTTGCAGCAGAACCGGGACGGATTCGTGAGCAAATCGAAGCTGAAG GTGCTAACGGCTAACATTGCAACGCTGCTCGATCTGTACGGTGTGGAGCGGGGACTGGACCACTTCCGGTCGACGGCAACACTGAACTTTGAGCACTATCGGTACTATCTGGCGCAGGAGGTGTTTGCTGGCGTGTCGAACGAGCTGCCACTGGCGGCGTTGCGCAACTATGAAACCAAAATCGATGAG GTCTGTTGGTTAGTGTGCAGGATGAATTTCCCGGCCAACGATCAGTACTACACGGAGGAGGCCGTGTACAAGCTGTTCCGCATATTCTGTCTCGTGGCCGACCTGTCCACCGACGCGTCCGAGCCCGATCTCTACACGGTCAAGATCCACCCGATGGAGGCGCTGATCATCATCAAGCATCTGCTGAACGCGCTCGGGCTGAACTACGACGGCGACGGCAAGTACGACTACCTGCGCACCTCGGAGGAGTCGCTCGAGTTTGGCGAGCTGCTCGAGATGCTGCGCTTCAAGAACTACGACAAGGTGAACGACTACCGCGAATCGATCTGCGAAGCGATCGGCGACATGTACCAGACGCTGATCGAGGACGTCATCAAGAAGGGCTACCTGTCGCGCCGTGGCTACGTGCTGCCGACGTTCCGCGAGTACTTCTTCGTGCTGCAGCCGTGCGAGCTGTCCTACTACAAGCACCCAGCGGATCGGGAGGTTTGCGGCACGATCGTGCTGGACTCGCGCTTCATGGTGAAGCCGGCGGGCAACCCGAGCTCGGGCAAGCAGGAGAAGGTGCAGCGCTTCACGCTCGTGTCGGGCGACCGGACGTACGAGCTCGGGACGCCCGACCACAAGACGCGGCTGCAGTGGATCGCCGCCCTGCAGCTAGCGATCACGTACTCGACCGGACGGGAAGGGTTCCAGCGCGACACGGTGAACCGGCGCAAGCAGCAGCGCGAAGCGGAGCAGCGCCGTCGGCGGGAAGAGGAACAGCTGCGCAGCCAGCATCTGCGCCGGCTGGAGGAAACGCACGTCCAGCTGGAGCGCGAGAAGCAGGCCCGGCTGGCGGCAGAATCACAGGCCCGCCAGTACGAAGCCGTCGCGCGGGAGGATTCGCGCCGCGTGGCCGAGCTGGAGGACGTGAAGCTGTGCCTGGAGAAGATGCTGGAGGACGAGATACAGGCCAAGCGGGACGAGGAGATTGTGCGGGCGCTGCAGGCGCGCGTGCTGGCCGAGGAGTGGGAAAAGCGCGAAGAGCTCGAGCAGCTGCAGGCGGAGCAGAAGAGCCTGCTGGAACAGGAGCGCCAGAAGCGGATGGAGTTCGAGCATCGGCAGCAGGAGAACGAGCAGAAGCTGCTCGAGGCGGAAGGGATGCTGCGGCAGCTGGAGGAGGAGCGCAAACGGCTGGACCGGGAGCTGAAGCTCGCCCGGCAGAAGATACAGCTGTCGGAGGACAACAAGGGCATCGTGGAGGCAAAACTGCAG GCCATGTCTCCCACCTACCGTACCAGCGCAGGCGAGTTCATGATCCGCCGGACGCAATCGTTTGTCGCGGCCGACCGACCAGTGCTCGTAGCCGGCACCAGATCGTCCCATCGGTTTAGCTAG